A genomic region of Stigmatopora nigra isolate UIUO_SnigA chromosome 16, RoL_Snig_1.1, whole genome shotgun sequence contains the following coding sequences:
- the otud1 gene encoding OTU domain-containing protein 1: MQHYNSALTHYPRSSSKVTVTLPGGTISEPPPAATTSVDMPAFSCYEAASPRQRAVYFTSTAELLVRRGDGVERTVPIQITRVSKTPSHGDDVEDLIHQFRDIHDGFYMEDSPESIFSDVRIDEEPREAPPKGEACPAHFEPSVQEEQRSDDKLARYLAEVETQNKYLQQKCKFRYHIIPDGNCLYRAVCKATYGNQGAHGELRERTIHHIADHLEQFNPVIEGDVGEFLINASQEGAWAGYPELLAMSQMLDVNIHLTTGGSAESPTVSTMVHFLGQEDAAKPAVWLSWLSNGHYDVLTDTHMDNPEYDDWCRSSQIQRRRDEEMAKSMAASLSKMYIENNGAV, translated from the coding sequence ATGCAGCATTACAACAGCGCCTTAACGCACTACCCGAGATCGTCCAGCAAAGTTACTGTCACTCTCCCTGGAGGAACCATCAGCGAGCCACCACCAGCGGCGACTACTTCCGTAGACATGCCTGCCTTTTCTTGCTACGAAGCCGCCTCCCCAAGACAGAGGGCCGTGTACTTCACCTCCACTGCCGAGTTACTCGTACGCAGAGGCGATGGCGTGGAGAGGACCGTTCCCATCCAGATCACAAGGGTATCGAAGACCCCGTCCCATGGAGATGATGTAGAGGACTTGATCCACCAGTTTAGAGACATCCATGATGGATTTTACATGGAGGACTCCCCTGAAAGTATTTTTTCTGACGTCAGAATAGACGAGGAACCTCGTGAAGCTCCGCCCAAAGGTGAGGCGTGTCCCGCCCACTTTGAGCCGAGCGTCCAGGAGGAACAACGAAGTGATGACAAGCTAGCCCGCTACCTAGCTGAAGTGGAAACCCAAAACAAGTACCTACAGCAAAAGTGTAAATTCCGCTACCACATCATCCCGGATGGGAACTGCCTCTACCGAGCCGTGTGCAAAGCCACCTACGGAAACCAGGGGGCGCACGGGGAACTACGGGAACGCACAATCCACCACATCGCCGACCATTTGGAGCAATTTAACCCCGTAATCGAGGGCGACGTGGGCGAGTTCCTCATCAACGCGTCGCAGGAAGGAGCCTGGGCCGGGTACCCTGAACTCCTGGCCATGAGCCAGATGCTGGATGTTAACATACACCTGACCACTGGGGGCAGCGCTGAGAGCCCTACCGTGTCCACCATGGTGCACTTCTTAGGCCAGGAAGACGCGGCCAAGCCGGCAGTCTGGCTGAGCTGGCTCAGCAATGGACACTACGACGTCCTAACCGACACCCACATGGACAACCCGGAATATGACGACTGGTGTCGGAGCTCACAAATTCAAAGAAGGCGGGATGAGGAAATGGCAAAATCCATGGCGGCGTCTTTGTCCAAAATGTACATTGAGAATAATGGCGCAGTGTAA